In Nakamurella antarctica, the following are encoded in one genomic region:
- the pgl gene encoding 6-phosphogluconolactonase — MVSPQLVLHANASQLAAAAAARLVTKLVDLQSFGRIPSVVLTGGTIGIEMLASINASPARDAIDWSRVDFYWGDERFVPADSPDRNEKQARQALLDHVPVNPDRVHAMASSDGKYGDDLDAAAAAYSDLVDHCNGFDITMLGLGPDGHVASVFPKNPGVYETRPAFGVRNSPKPPPLRISLSLPTIRTSDEVWIITAGSSKADAVALALGGAGEIAIPAAGATGIKRTLWMLDREAAVRLPSSVLRAPVS; from the coding sequence ATGGTCAGCCCACAATTAGTGCTGCACGCGAACGCGTCCCAATTGGCGGCGGCTGCGGCGGCTCGCTTGGTGACGAAACTGGTAGACCTGCAATCCTTCGGGCGGATCCCGTCCGTGGTGTTGACCGGCGGCACTATCGGCATCGAGATGCTCGCAAGCATCAACGCCTCCCCCGCCCGAGACGCGATCGACTGGAGCCGAGTCGACTTCTATTGGGGTGACGAACGTTTCGTGCCTGCTGACTCGCCGGACAGAAACGAAAAGCAAGCTCGACAAGCGCTGCTCGACCATGTCCCGGTCAACCCAGATCGGGTGCACGCCATGGCCTCGTCAGATGGCAAATACGGTGACGATCTCGACGCCGCTGCGGCTGCATACAGCGACCTGGTCGACCACTGCAACGGGTTCGACATCACCATGCTGGGGCTAGGGCCCGATGGCCACGTTGCATCGGTCTTCCCCAAGAATCCGGGCGTCTACGAGACGCGGCCAGCATTCGGGGTGCGGAACTCTCCGAAGCCGCCGCCGCTACGGATCTCCCTATCCCTGCCGACGATTCGTACCTCCGATGAGGTGTGGATCATCACAGCTGGATCATCCAAAGCAGATGCGGTTGCGTTGGCATTGGGTGGGGCTGGCGAGATCGCCATTCCCGCAGCTGGGGCGACCGGGATCAAACGGACGCTCTGGATGCTTGACCGTGAGGCTGCTGTGAGGTTGCCCTCGTCGGTATTGCGAGCCCCTGTCTCCTGA
- a CDS encoding malate dehydrogenase produces the protein MTKAPVKVTVTGAAGQIGYALLFRIASGQMLGLDTPVKLSLLEITPALRAAEGTAMELTDCAFPLLESIEITDDATRAFDGTSVALLVGARPRGPGMERGDLLSANGGIFKPQGAALNNGAAEDIRVLVVGNPANSNALIAQQNAPDIPANRFSAMMRLDHNRALAQAAQKLGVSVSDISNMTIWGNHSATQYPDLVHAQFGGRSIAEQVERDWLEGTFIPTVAKRGAAIIEARGASSAASAANAAIDHVHSWVHGTAEGDWTSAGVVSDGSYGIPEGLISGFPVTSTGGDWEIVSDLEIDDFSRARIDASVAELVEERDAIRELGLI, from the coding sequence ATGACGAAGGCTCCGGTCAAAGTCACTGTCACCGGCGCGGCCGGCCAGATCGGCTACGCATTGCTGTTTCGCATCGCATCCGGGCAAATGCTGGGGCTCGACACACCGGTCAAACTCAGCCTGTTGGAAATCACCCCGGCGTTGCGCGCTGCCGAGGGCACTGCGATGGAACTTACCGACTGCGCCTTCCCACTCCTGGAGAGCATCGAGATCACCGATGACGCCACCAGGGCGTTCGACGGCACGAGCGTCGCGCTGCTCGTCGGCGCCCGTCCCCGTGGCCCAGGTATGGAGCGCGGCGACCTGCTGTCGGCCAACGGCGGCATTTTCAAGCCACAGGGCGCTGCCCTGAATAATGGTGCGGCTGAGGATATTCGAGTGCTGGTGGTTGGCAATCCTGCCAATTCCAACGCACTTATCGCGCAACAGAACGCGCCGGATATCCCGGCAAACCGCTTCTCGGCCATGATGCGCTTGGATCACAACCGCGCATTAGCTCAGGCGGCCCAGAAGCTCGGAGTCTCCGTATCCGACATCTCGAACATGACCATCTGGGGTAACCACTCCGCGACCCAATACCCGGATCTTGTGCACGCACAGTTCGGCGGTCGCTCGATTGCCGAGCAGGTTGAGCGCGACTGGTTGGAGGGCACTTTCATCCCCACGGTGGCCAAGCGCGGCGCGGCAATTATCGAAGCTCGCGGAGCTTCTTCCGCCGCTTCCGCAGCCAACGCCGCCATCGATCACGTCCACTCGTGGGTGCATGGCACGGCCGAGGGCGACTGGACCTCCGCCGGTGTGGTGTCCGACGGATCGTACGGGATCCCCGAAGGCCTAATTTCCGGGTTCCCCGTCACCTCCACGGGCGGCGACTGGGAGATTGTCTCCGACCTGGAGATCGACGATTTCTCCCGCGCTCGCATCGATGCCTCTGTTGCCGAACTGGTCGAGGAGCGCGACGCAATCCGCGAACTGGGCCTGATCTGA